A stretch of the Rosa rugosa chromosome 5, drRosRugo1.1, whole genome shotgun sequence genome encodes the following:
- the LOC133712629 gene encoding rust resistance kinase Lr10-like, with amino-acid sequence MWSYSSTPPSSGQLVAIFVGFVVVFVKITLLVAVCRKRNQSRISDNKPSFLTLTMDKFLNDMEREKPIRFTSQQLRIATDNFTNLLGSGGFGAVYKGIFSNGTLVAVKVLNGTSDKRIEEQFMAEVSTLGRIHHFNLVRLHGFCFERHLRALVYEYMPNGSLDKFLFHGNRIVGFEKLHDIAVGTARGIAYLHEECQQRIVHYDIKPENILLDVNFFPKVADFGLAKLSNRDNSHITMTGGRGTPGYAAPEVWLRFPITHKCDVYSFGMLLFEIIGRRRNLDLNLPESQDWFPRWVWKKFEAGQLGELILVCGIEEKDKEIAERMVKVAIWCVQYRHELRPLMSVVVKMLEGALEIPEPSINPFQHLMPGTPIMVAYSTSAFDTDSSQTITGYSFLRGTPIMKKYEIEIASI; translated from the exons ATGTGGAGTTACTCGAGTACACCGCCAAGCAGTGGACAATTAGTTGCCATTTTTGTGGGATTCG TAGTCGTTTTTGTGAAGATCACATTATTGGTTGCAGTATGCAGAAAAAGGAATCAGAGTAGGATTTCTGATAATAAACCAAGTTTTCTCACTCTCACAATGGACAAATTTCTGAATGACATGGAAAGAGAGAAGCCCATCAGATTTACTTCTCAACAACTTCGGATTGCAACTGATAACTTCACCAACTTGCTGGGATCAGGAGGGTTTGGTGCAGTTTATAAAGGAATATTTAGTAATGGAACCCTTGTGGCAGTCAAGGTTCTAAATGGTACCTCTGACAAGAGAATTGAAGAACAATTCATGGCGGAAGTTAGTACCCTTGGCAGGATTCATCATTTCAACTTGGTTCGTCTTCATGGTTTCTGCTTTGAGAGACACCTCAGAGCACTTGTTTATGAGTATATGCCAAATGGTTCACTTGACAAGTTTCTGTTCCATGGAAACAGGATTGTAGGATTCGAAAAGCTTCATGACATTGCGGTTGGGACAGCTAGAGGGATTGCTTACTTGCACGAAGAATGCCAGCAGCGAATAGTCCACTACGACATAAAGCCTGAAAATATTCTTTTGGATGTGAACTTCTTTCCTAAAGTAGCTGATTTTGGTTTGGCGAAGCTGTCCAACAGAGACAACAGTCATATAACAATGACAGGGGGGAGGGGAACTCCTGGTTATGCTGCACCAGAAGTTTGGCTGCGGTTTCCTATAACCCACAAGTGTGATGTGTACAGCTTTGGTATGCTATTATTTGAGATCATAGGTAGAAGAAGGAACCTAGACCTGAATCTTCCGGAGAGTCAAGACTGGTTTCCGAGGTGGGTATGGAAGAAGTTTGAAGCTGGACAACTGGGAGAGCTAATACTAGTTTGTGGCATAGAGGAGAAAGATAAAGAGATAGCAGAGAGAATGGTAAAAGTAGCTATATGGTGTGTTCAGTATAGGCATGAGTTGAGGCCTTTGATGAGTGTGGTGGTGAAAATGCTGGAAGGAGCACTTGAAATTCCTGAACCTTCAATTAACCCATTTCAGCACTTGATGCCAGGCACTCCTATCATGGTAGCATATAGCACTAGTGCGTTCGACACTGATTCCTCTCAAACGATAACTGGATATAGCTTCTTGCGTGGTACTCCTATCATGAAGAAATACGAGATTGAAATAGCATCCATCTAG
- the LOC133713001 gene encoding uncharacterized protein LOC133713001 gives MAINRDSTPPPKIGKIGPYTVFMTPPSTPKPPEEQQQQQQQQQPIFDSPKKVVLPPVQPPPQQFVKPVAGDGSVAGFFKNAVTKVQNAHSSLDDHLARWFGLNQSKYQWALDDYYESKGLEKGNAKAQEVSSKMQSV, from the exons ATGGCTATCAACCGAGACTCCACTCCCCCTCCAAAGATCGGCAAGATTGGGCCTTACACTGTGTTCATGACTCCACCCTCCACTCCAAAACCACCagaagaacaacaacaacagcagcaacagcaacagcCCATCTTTGATTCTCCCAAGAAAGTTGTCCTGCCTCCGGTTCAGCCGCCGCCTCAGCAGTTTGTGAAGCCGGTCGCCGGCGATGGCTCTGTTGCTGGGTTCTTCAAGAATGCTGTCACTAAAGTTCAGAATG caCATTCGAGTTTGGATGATCACTTGGCGCGCTGGTTTGGGTTGAACCAGTCAAAGTATCAGTGGGCACTTGATGATTATTATGAAAGCAAGGGATTG GAAAAGGGCAATGCTAAAGCACAAGAGGTATCTAGCAAAATGCAGAGTGTATAA